The Mycolicibacterium aurum genome segment CAACTATGTGTTGCTGGGGCTGGCACTGGAGAAGGCCACCGGCGAGACGATGGCGGACTTGTTGTCGGACAAGGTCCTTGGGCCGCTGGGTCTGACAAATACTGTCGCGTCACTGACCCCCGAAATCCCCTCGCCAGCTTTGCACGCGTTCACCTCAGAACGCCGCGCCGTCCTCGGAATTCCTGCGGGGACTGCGTTCTACGAAGAATCGACGTACTGGAATCCGTCGTGGACCATCACCCACGGCGCCGTACAAACCACCACGATCGGCGATCTGGAGGCGACCGCGGTGGGCATCGGCAGCGGCAGGCTGCTCACCCCCGACTCCTATCGACAGATGGTGTCCACCGAGTTGCGGGGCACCTCGCACACCCAACCCGGGTGCGCCACCTGTATGCCGATGACCGAGGGGTACACCTATGGGCTCGGTATCGTCATCTCGGGCCACTGGCTCTTGCAGAACCCGATGTTCTCCGGGACCGCGGCCGTCGCCGCCTATCTGCCGTCACACAAGATCGCGATCGCGGTGGCCACCACTTTCGCTCCTGAGGCGTTCGACTCCGCGGGCGAGTACGACAACGCCGCCGAAACGCTGTTCCGCAGGCTGGGTGCCGAGTTGGCCCCCGACGATGCGCCACCCACGCCGCCACCGCGATAATGGGGGACGTGGCATCCAAGGTTCTGTTCCTGCTCAACGAGCACCTGGCGACCGAAGCGCTCCTCGGGGAGGCCTTCGCCGAACACGAATTCGACGTCGACACCTTCGAGGTCGTCCCCGCCGAGCGCTCCGGCGATCCGGCGGGCGAGGTCAGCTTTCCCGACCCCGCAGGCTACGACGTCATCGTCCCGCTCGGGGCCAGCTGGCCGGTGTACGACCAGGCACTGCTGGACACCTGGGTCACGACCGAGATGCAGATGATGCGAGACGCCGCTGACGCCGGAATCGCCTTGCTGGGCGTGTGTTTCGGCGGACAACTCCTCGCTCAGGCGTTCGGGGGCACGGTCGCGCGGGCGCCGCGCCCCGAGATCGGCTGGTGCGAGGTGAGCTCCGACCGCCCTGACGTGATACCCCACGGTCCGTGGTTCCAGTGGCATTTCGACCGCTGGACGCTACCTCCCGGGGCCACCGAGATCGCCAGAACTCCGAATTCGTCTCAGGCGTTCGTGCTGGGCCGCACCCTGGCCCTGCAGTTCCACCCCGAGGTCGACGCCGACCTGCTCAAGGTCTGGCTGGCGGCCGACCGGACCGACGACGTGGGCAACGCCGGCCTGACCCATGATGAACTTCTTACCCGCACAACAGAACTCAGCGATCACACCGCGTCACGGATCAGAAGGCTGGTGCACGGTTTCCTGACGCACGTGGCCCGCTAGTCGCGTCCCAGCTGATGCGCCAGCGCGTCGGCGACATCGGGATGACGGAACACGTGACCCAGCGACAGCAGCTTCGAGGGCACGGCGCGCTGGCTCGCCTCGGCCAGCTCGCGGGCACCCTGCTCCCCCAGCAGCAGCCGCGGGCCGAACGACGGCACGGGTAGCAGCGTCGGGCGATGCACCACCCGGGCCAGCTCGCGGGTGTACTCCGAGTTGCGAACCGGATCGGGTCCGACGGCATTGACCGGTCCGGTCAGCCGCTCGTCGTAGAGCGCGCGGTGGTACACGTCGATGAGATCGTCCAGACCGATCCAGGCGAGCCACTGTCTGCCGCTACCCAGACGACCACCCAGGCCCGCCGCGAACAGCGGTCGCATCAACTTCAGTGTGCCGCCCGCGGCTGCCTGCACGATGCCGGTCCGCACCTTGACCACACGCAGACCCGCATCGTCGGCCGGGGCGGTCGCAGCTTCCCAGTCCATGACGACGTCGGCGAGGAACCCGTCACCGCGCGTGCTGTCCTCGGTCAGCTGGGTATCGCCACGGTCGAAGCCGTAGAAGCCGACGGCTGACGCGCTGACGAATGTACGCGGCCCGTTCTCCGTCGCCGCTGCGACAGCCGCGAGACGGCGGGTCGGCTCGATTCTGCTGTCGCGGATGGCGGCGCGGTGCTCCGCTGTGAAGCGCCCGGCGATAGACGCACCAGCCAGGTGGACAACCGCGTCGACCCCCTCGAGCAGGTCGGGCGCCGGAGCCATCGGATCCCACTGCCGCTCGTCGTCAGCGCCGGCAGCGTTGCGCACCAGCTTGATCACACGGTGTCCGCCCGTGGTCAGGAAGGCGCTCAGCGCGGATCCGACCAGCCCTGATGCGCCGGTGAGTGCAATGACCTGGGGCTTCATCCCCGCGTCGGTGGCTCTGCGGTGCGCGGCCAGGTCGTCGGCGAGTTGGCGGTGGCGGTAGACGAAGGTCGACCGCAGCCCTGCCGCGGGCACCACGGTGTCCACCAGATCGTGCACGCGCGTCCCGTGATCGGCGTCGCTGAAGGTGTGCGTGTGTCGCCAGCCGCCGACCACCCGGGGCGGCCATGAGGCCGGTCCCCGGGACGACAGTTCGTCGGCGAACCGGCTTCCTTCCACATAGACCGTGGGGTCGTGACGCGCCACCCAGCGCAGTCCGCCCGGCAGGCCCAGGACGGCGACACCGTCGGCCAGCGAGTCCGCCTCGGCAATCACCGTCATCGGCTGCCACGGCGGCACCAGCCGCGGCATGGCTCCCGGACGGGTGAACCAGGTCCACACCTCGTCGCGCGGATGGTCGACGACACTGTCGTACTCGATTCCCATGGTCCTCCGACCTGTTCGGCTGTCCCGAGCTATTCGTCGCGGATCGCTGCGTGGATTGCCCCGTACTCCTCAGGGGTATTCCCCACCGGGGACTGTGCCATGACCGTCACGAAGCAGTATTTTCGGGACCGCCGCGAGGCTGGTCAGGTGCTCGCGCGGGATCTCGCCCCATTCTGCGGATCGGACCACGTGACGGTGCTCGGTCTGGCCCGCGGCGGTGTTCCGGTCGGCTGGGAGATCGCGCGTGCCCTGCACGTCCCGCTGGACGTCTGCCTCGTGCGCAAGCTCGGCGTGCCCCAATCACCGGAGCTCGCCATGGGCGCAGTGGCCATGGGCGGAGGCGTGGTGCTGAACACGGACCTGGTACGCAGCCTCGGGATCGGCAGGGATGCGGTGGACGAGGCCGTCGCCCGGGAGACCGCAGAGCTACGGCGTCGTGAACATGCCTACCGAAGTGGACGAGGACCGCTGGAGCTCGCCGGTCGCACGGTGGTGCTGGTGGATGACGGCATCGCCACGGGGGCCAGCATGGTTGCCGCGGTCCGCTCCGTCCGGCAGATGGGCGCAGAACACGTGATCGTCGGCGTCCCTGTGGGGCCTGGGTCAGTGTGCCGGGAGTTGCGAGACGAGAGTGACGCGCTGGTGTGCTCGCGGACTCCGACGAACTTCCGCGCGGTGGGACAGGCGTTCGAGGATTTCCATCAGGTCAGCGACGACGAAGTGCGCGCGCTGCTCGCCGCACCGCGCTAGGGCTTCGGAGACTCTTCGTCGCCGACCCGCTCGCCGGGCGTCGGCTCGTACCGCGAGTCGACGTCGACGTCGACGGTGTCATCCGCCGGGGGCTCATCGTATTGCTCGGCGATGGGTGCCTCGTCGGGATAATCCTCGACGTATTCCGACCCCAGCTCCTCGGAATCGTCTGCCTCCGCGGCGGATTCATCAGCATCGCCCTTGGAACGGTCGCGCACGGCATCGACGATCAGAAGCACGACGCCGATGACACTCGCGGCGATGCAGACCCAGGCGATGAGCTCATTGCTGGTGACGACGGCGAGCACCAACGCCCCGAGACCGATGAGGGCGAGGACGAGCGCGACGATCAGCATGAGCCGATCCTAGGCAGGACCGACAC includes the following:
- a CDS encoding phosphoribosyltransferase; the encoded protein is MTVTKQYFRDRREAGQVLARDLAPFCGSDHVTVLGLARGGVPVGWEIARALHVPLDVCLVRKLGVPQSPELAMGAVAMGGGVVLNTDLVRSLGIGRDAVDEAVARETAELRRREHAYRSGRGPLELAGRTVVLVDDGIATGASMVAAVRSVRQMGAEHVIVGVPVGPGSVCRELRDESDALVCSRTPTNFRAVGQAFEDFHQVSDDEVRALLAAPR
- a CDS encoding type 1 glutamine amidotransferase — encoded protein: MGDVASKVLFLLNEHLATEALLGEAFAEHEFDVDTFEVVPAERSGDPAGEVSFPDPAGYDVIVPLGASWPVYDQALLDTWVTTEMQMMRDAADAGIALLGVCFGGQLLAQAFGGTVARAPRPEIGWCEVSSDRPDVIPHGPWFQWHFDRWTLPPGATEIARTPNSSQAFVLGRTLALQFHPEVDADLLKVWLAADRTDDVGNAGLTHDELLTRTTELSDHTASRIRRLVHGFLTHVAR
- a CDS encoding serine hydrolase domain-containing protein, with translation MREGLAKPMARRLGATVGTLLMLTACAPPTTTSDAPVVEGDSVSADAVMRIVRDTMAEAHLKAVIVRVTVDGRDVVTAAVGDSMTGVQANTAMHFRNGAVAISYVATLLLKLAEEGTVSLDDRLSTWLPDIAHADRVTLRQLAQMTSGYVDYVIGNTEMNDASYADPFRAWTTEELLAFATAEPLLYEPGTNWNYSHTNYVLLGLALEKATGETMADLLSDKVLGPLGLTNTVASLTPEIPSPALHAFTSERRAVLGIPAGTAFYEESTYWNPSWTITHGAVQTTTIGDLEATAVGIGSGRLLTPDSYRQMVSTELRGTSHTQPGCATCMPMTEGYTYGLGIVISGHWLLQNPMFSGTAAVAAYLPSHKIAIAVATTFAPEAFDSAGEYDNAAETLFRRLGAELAPDDAPPTPPPR
- a CDS encoding TIGR01777 family oxidoreductase — translated: MGIEYDSVVDHPRDEVWTWFTRPGAMPRLVPPWQPMTVIAEADSLADGVAVLGLPGGLRWVARHDPTVYVEGSRFADELSSRGPASWPPRVVGGWRHTHTFSDADHGTRVHDLVDTVVPAAGLRSTFVYRHRQLADDLAAHRRATDAGMKPQVIALTGASGLVGSALSAFLTTGGHRVIKLVRNAAGADDERQWDPMAPAPDLLEGVDAVVHLAGASIAGRFTAEHRAAIRDSRIEPTRRLAAVAAATENGPRTFVSASAVGFYGFDRGDTQLTEDSTRGDGFLADVVMDWEAATAPADDAGLRVVKVRTGIVQAAAGGTLKLMRPLFAAGLGGRLGSGRQWLAWIGLDDLIDVYHRALYDERLTGPVNAVGPDPVRNSEYTRELARVVHRPTLLPVPSFGPRLLLGEQGARELAEASQRAVPSKLLSLGHVFRHPDVADALAHQLGRD
- a CDS encoding phage holin family protein, encoding MLIVALVLALIGLGALVLAVVTSNELIAWVCIAASVIGVVLLIVDAVRDRSKGDADESAAEADDSEELGSEYVEDYPDEAPIAEQYDEPPADDTVDVDVDSRYEPTPGERVGDEESPKP